The stretch of DNA GCCCGAACGGGGTTGGTAGGAGAAAGCCTACTCCCCCTTGAATTCCGCTTTCCGCTTCTGGAGGAAGGCCATGCCGCCCTCCATCGCGTCCTTGGTCGCGCCCGCGATGCGCTGGCCCTCGGCCTCGGCGAGCAGCACCATTTGCAGGTTCTGGTCGAGCGCCGTGGCAATGTTGCGCTTCATCGTGGCGTAGGCGACGGTCGGGCCGTTGGCGAGCTTCTCGGCCAGCGCGCGCGCTTCGTTCATGAGGTCGGCATCCTCGACGCACTTATAGACGAGGCCCCATTCCTCGGCCTGCTGCCCTGAAATCTTCTCGCCCAGCATCATCATCCGCGTCGCGCGCGCGCGGCCGATGGCGCGGGTGAGCAGCCAGGTCGAGCCGCCATCGGGGACAAGGCCGATGTTGACGAAGGCCTGGAGGAAATACGCGCTTTTGGCGGCGATGGTGAAATCAGCAGCCAAAGCGAGAGAACACCCCACACCCGCCGCCGGGCCATTGACCGCGCAGATCACCGGCACCTGCGCGCGGATCAACTGGCTGATCGCGGGGTTGTAGTGATTGATCAGCGCCTCGTGGCTGCCGCCCTTGCTGCCGAGCGCGCTTCCCGCGCCCCGTGCCGACAGGTCCGCGCCCGAGCAGAAGCCCTTGCCCTCTCCGGTGATGAGCACCGCGCGCGCATCGCCGAGGTCGTAGAACGCCTGCCCCAGCTCGTCCGCCATCTGCGGCGGCATGGCGTTGAGCCGCTCGGGGCGGTTCAAAGTGATGGTGAGCAGCGGGCCTTCGCGTTCAACGCGGATGGTTTCGTAGGACATTCTTCTCTCCGATTGCTCGTCATGCCAGCGGAAGCTGGCATCTCTTGCCGCATGAGACCCCAGCTTCCGCTGGGGTGACGGATAGGTTCAATTCGACCAGTGCGTGCCCTCTTTGGGCGTCTCCATGATCTCGGTAAGCATGCCGCCCATGTCCTTGGGATGGACGAAAAAGATAGGCGTGCCGTGCGCGCCGATGCGGGTGGGGCCGAGGATGCGCTTGCCGAGCGCCTCGAATTCGGAGCGCGCCTCGGCGATGTCGGGCACTTCAAAGCACAGGTGATGCTGCCCGCCCAAGGGGTTCTTGGCGAGGAAGCCGGCGAGCGTGGAGTTTGCCCCCAACGGCTCGATCAGCTCGATCTGCGTGCCGTTCATCGCGCCATCCGCGCCGGGAGTGTCGACGAAGCAGACCTTCACCCCCTGTTCGGGCAGGTCGAAGGGCGTGTGGATCTTCGTCGCGCCCATGACGTCGCGGTAGAACGCGATCGAGTCCGCGATGGAAGGCGTGGCGACCCCGATGTGGTTGAGACGGCCGAGTTTCATGTCACATCATGCCCTTCGATCGGGCGAATTCCTCGAGCAGATTCCGAAAATAGAGCTCAAGGTCGTCGCCATCATTTCGCACAATCGCAGCTATCTCGGCTTCGTAATCGCGTGATGGTCCGAATTTGACTTCGCCAGCGTACACTTGCTCATAATGCTCTTTGTCATTCGCCAGATAGTCGGCGACGAGATTGGCCATGTCGACCGCCTCGACTATGCGTAATCCTGCAACAATATCTTGAAATAGATCAGGATTCTCGTTGTAAATGTACTCGTATATCCCGGTGTCACCGACTGAGACCGCGAAATTCCAGACAATAAGTATGCTGTATTCTTCAGCCGACAGGACCTCCTTTTCCGGTCTACGGTTAGCCATCATTTTCGCATCAATGCGGTCCATTAGAGCTTCAAAGCTCATCGAGAATCTCCCTCACAGCGGAATATTATCATGCTTCTTCCAAGGGTTCTCCAGCTGTTTCGTCCGCAGCTTCCTTAGCCCCAGCGCGATCCGGCGGCGGGTCGAGTGGGGGTGGATGACCTCGTCGATATAGCCGCGCTGGGCCGCCACAAACGGGTTGGCGAAGCGGTCTTCGTATTCCTTGGTCTTTTCTGCGATCTTCTCGGGGTTGTCGCGGTCCTGACGGAAGATGATCTCCACCGCGCCCTTCGCGCCCATCACCGCGATTTCGGCGGTAGGCCAGGCGTAGTTCAAATCGCCGCGCAGGTGCTTCGATGCCATCACGTCATAGGCCCCGCCGTAAGCCTTGCGGGTGATGACGGTGATCTTGGGCACGGTCGCCTCGGCATAGGCGAAGAGCAGCTTCGCGCCGTGCTTGATGATCCCGCCCAGCTCCTGAGCGGTGCCGGGGAGGAAGCCAGGGACGTCCACGAAGGTGATGATCGGGATCTCGAAGGCATCGCAGAACCGCACGAAGCGCGCAGCCTTCTTCGAGGAATTGATGTCGAGCACGCCGGCGAGCACCATCGGCTGGTTCGCCACCACGCCCACGGTGCGGCCCTCCACGCGGCCGAAACCGCAGATGATGTTGCCCGCGTGGGCAGGCTGGATTTCGAAGAAGTCGCCCTCGTCCAGCACCTTGATGATCACCTCGTGCATGTCATAGGGCTGGTTGGCGTTGTCGGGGATCAGCGTGTCGAGGCTGTTTTCAAGACGGTCCCACGGGTCGCTCGTGGGCAGCGTCGGCCCTTCCTCGCGGTTGGACAGCGGCAGGAAGTCGAAGAAGCGGCGGGTCGCCAGCAGCGCTTCGACATCGTTCTCGTAAGCGAGATCTGCGACGCTGGTTTTGGTGGTGTGGGTGATCGCACCGCCCAGTTCCTCCTGCGTCACCACCTCGTTGGTGACGGTCTTCACCACATCGGGGCCGGTGACGAACATGTAGCTCGAATCCTTCACCATGAAGATGAAGTCGGTCATCGCCGGAGAATAGACCGCCCCGCCCGCGCAGGGCCCCATGATGAGGCTGATCTGCGGCACCACGCCGGATGCGAGCACGTTCCTCTGGAACACTTCGGCATAACCGCCCAGCGACGCCACGCCCTCCTGAATGCGCGCGCCGCCCGAATCGTTGAGGCCGATCACCGGCGCGCCGACCTTCATCGCGGTGTCCATCACCTTGCAGATCTTCTCTGCATGGCGCTTCGACAGCGAGCCGCCGAAAACCGTGAAGTCCTGCGAGAAAACATAGACCAGCCGCCCGTTGATGGTGCCAGAGCCGGTTACCACCCCGTCGCCCGGGATGCGCTGGCTCTCCATGCCGAAGTCCTGGCAGTCATGCTCGACGTAGGTGTCGATCTCTTCGAAGCTGCCTTCGTCGAGCAGCACGTCGAGCCGTTCGCGCGCGGTCAGCTTGCCCTTGGCGTGCTGCGCGTCGATGCGCTTCTGGCCGCCGCCCATTCGGGCTGCTTCGCGGCGGCGTTCCATTTCGGCGATATTGGCGGACACGGGGGTTCCTCTCCGGTGGCTCTCTTGATCGGGTGCGTTGCCTTAGCACGCCGCAAGCGTCAACGTGGCAAAAGTGCCGGGAGGAATCGCAATGCAGACGGCGGACGTGGTGGTGATCGGCGGCGGGATCGCGGGGCTGAGCCTTGCGGCGCGGATCGCGCCGCACGCGCGGGTGGTGGTGCTGGAGGGCGAGAGCGCGCCGGGCTACCACGCCTCCGGCCGCAGCGTCGCCTTTGCGCATTACGGCCTCGGCAACGTCCCCGTGCGGACGCTGACCGCGCTGAGCATGGCGGAGCTTGCGGCGCATGGCTCGTTGCACCCCGCGCTGCATATCGCCGGGGCGGAGGAGGTCGCCGCGCTCGATGCGCTGGAGGACGTGCATCGGCACTACGGCTGCGATTACAGCCGGATCGGCTGCGAGGAGGCCCGCGCGCTGATGCCCGCGCTGAAGCCCGAGGCTTGCGCCGCGGCGCTGGTCGATCACGCTTCGCTGAAGCTCGATACCCACGCGATGCTGCAAGCCCATGTCGCGGCTCTGAAAGCAGCGCGCGGAACTCTGGTGACGGGGGCGCGGGTCGTCGCCATTGCGCGCGGCGGCGATGCATGGCGGGTCGAAACGGCGGGCGAGACCTACGCCGCGCCCCTTGTGGTCAACGCTGCCGGGGCATGGGCGGACGCAATCGCACGGATGGCAGGCGCGCACCCCATCGGGATCGAGCCACGCCGCCGCACGGTCATTTCCTTCCCCGCGCCCGAGGGGGCGGATGTCAGCCGCTGGCCCTTCACCAAGACGGTCGGCGAAGGCTTCTACCTGCTCCCCGAGGGGCGCGGACAACTACTTGCGTCATCGATGGACCAGACCCCGTCCGAACCCTGCGACGCCGCCGCCGAGGAACTCGACAAGGCCATCGCCGCCGACCGGGTGAGCCAAGCGACCACCCTCGCCATCCGCCGCATCAGCCATTCCTGGGCGGGCCTGAGAAGTTTCGCGCCGGACGAATTGCCGGTGGTGGGCGAGGCGGCGGACGCGCCCGGCTTCATCTGGTGCGCCGGGCAAGGCGGCGCGGGATTCCAGACTGCCCCCGCCCTGTCGCGCATCGCGGCGGCAGCGGTGCTTGGCCACACGTTCCCCGAGGATGCGGCGGCGACGGGACTTTCGTTCGAGGCCTTCAGCCCGGCAAGGCTGGGCGCATAGCCCGTCCCTCCCCGTCCGGAAGGGATGGGGAGGTGGCGCCGCGCAGCGGTGACGGAGGGGTACTTCTGCGCAGCCATACCTCTCCGACCGAGGCCTGCGGCCTCGCCCGCCTCCCCATTCGTGCCAAACGGGGAGGGACGTTGGAGAGGCGGCGCCTAGAACCGCCGCATGATGCTGCGCGCCAGCGCGGGCGAGAGCGAATAGACCGCGCGCAGCACCTTCACCATGCCGACATTGGCCTCGTCATGGCCGTTCTCGAGCGCAGCGATGATCTGGCGCGCGCATTCCTCGGGCGGCATCTTGCTGGTCTTGCGGTCGGCGGTCATCTGCGTGTCGACCACCGGGGGCAGCGCCTCGATCACGGCGATCGGCTCGCCCGCCAGCTGCGAGCGCAATGACATCGTGTAGCTTCGGAGCCCCGCCTTGCTCGCGCAATAGACCGCGCTGGCGGTGTTGGGAGCAATCGCAAGTCCGCTGGTGACATTGACGATGGCCGCTTCGGGCCGCGCGCGCAGGCGCGGGAGCAGCGCAGTGATCAGCCGGATCGGCGCGGAGAGGTTGGCATAGAGGCACCCGTCTGCCGCGTCCGGATCGGGCAAGGCATTGCGCACGTCATGCGCCACGCCAAGCCCCGCATTGTTGATCAGAATGTCGATCTCGCGCTCGCCCAGCGCCGCCGCCAGTGCATCGACCCCGGCAGCGCTCGACAGGTCTGCGGCGATGGTCTCGAAGCCCTCCCCCGCCATCGCAGCCAGCCGCGCGGGATCGCGGCCTGTGAGGATCACCTGCGCGCCCTTGGCCTGCAATTGCCGCGCCATTTCGCGCCCGATCCCGGCGCTGCCGCCGGTCAGCAGGACGATCTTGCCGGCCACCCTCATTTGAACAGCACCAGCTCTTCCGCCATGGTCGGGTGGATCGCGACCGTCGCGTCGAAATCGGCCTTGGTGAGCCCGGCCTTCACCGCCACGGCGGCGGCCTGCATGATCTCGGGCGCTTCGGGGCCGATCATGTGGATGCCGACGATCCGGTCATTCGCCGCATCGACGATCATCTTGTAAAGGCACCGCTCGTTCCGTCCCGCGACCACGTGCTTCATCGGGCGGAAGTCGGACTGGTAGACCTTGATATTGCCGAGCGTGTTGCGCGCCTCGCCCTCTGTCATGCCGACGGCGGCGATGGGCGGGTGGCTGAACACCGCGCTCGGCACGCAGGAATGGTCGACCGCATAGGGCTCGCCCGGGCCGAAGACGGAATCGGCAAAGGCCTGCCCCTCGCGGATCGCGACGGGGGTGAGCTGCACCCGGTCGGTCACGTCGCCCACGGCATAGACATAAGGCACATTGGTGCGGCTGAATTCGTCGACGACGATCTGCCCGCGCGTGCCGGTCTCGACCCCGATGGTCTCCAGCCCCAGCCCTTCGATATTGGGAACCCGGCCCGTCGCGACCATCACCGCGTCATATTCGCAGGCTTCCTGCCCGGTCAGCTTGACCAGCAGGCAGCCATCGTCCTGCTTCTCGATGCTCTCGAACTCGGCGTTGAAGAGAAAGGTGATGCCCTTGACCATCGAGATCTGAAGCAGCCGGTCGCGCAGGCTTGCGTCATAAGAGCGCAGGATCGTGTCAGACCGGTTGGCGATCGTCACCTTGCAGCCGAATTCGTTGAAGATTCCGGCGAATTCATTGGCGATATAGCCCCCGCCCGCGATCAGGATGCGGCGCGGCAGGGTGTCGAGATGGAACGCCTCGTTGGAGGTGATGACGTGCTCGGCGCCGGGAAAAGACGGCACGTGCGGGCGCGCGCCGGTGGCGATCAGGATATGCGCGGCGGTGACGACCTTGCCGCTCGCCAGCGTCACTTCGTGATCGCCGGTGATCGTGGCGCGTTCCTTGAAGATCGTGACATTGTGGTTCGACAGGGTCTGGCCGTAGAGCCCCTCGAGCCGGGTTACATCGTCGAGCACCCGGTCGCGCAGCGCCGCCCAGTCGAAACGCTTGCCTTCGATGGTCCAGCCGAAATGCTCGGCGTCCACCAGATCCTCGGCGAAATGCGCGCCGTAGACGAGCATCTTCTTGGGCACGCAGCCGCGGATGACGCAGGTGCCGCCGACGCGGTGCTCCTCGGCCACCGCCACCCGCGCGCCGTGCGCGGCGGCGACACGGCTGGCGCGCACTCCGCCAGAACCTGCGCCGATGGTGAAGAGGTCAAAATCATATTCGTCGGCCACGGCGCGCATCCTTCTGTCTGAGGATGCGCGCTATGGCCCAAGAGCGGCACGATTCCAATGGTGCGGCGCATACCCTGTCGGGAGTTCGCCGCACCGCTGGTGCCGGTTACGCCGGAGCGTCAGACGCTGGCAGCGCGCGGACGACCGCCACCGCCGCCGCCGCCGGAGCGACCACGGCCGCGACCGCGACCCCCGCCGCCATTTCCGCCGGGACGGCCACCGCCGCCGGGCTGGCGACGATCGCCGCCGCCTGCGGGACGGCCCTGCCCCTGCGCATTCTGCGGCTTGCGATCACCCTGCGGACGGCGCTCACCCTGCGGGGCGTTGCCGCTGCGGCGCTGATCGCCCTGCTGCGGACGACGCTCTCCACCCTCGCGACGCTCGCCGCGCTGCTCGCCCTTCGGTGCCCCGCGCTGGCCGAGCGGGCGCGGATTGACCCGCTTCATCGGCTGGCGCGGTGCGGGCTTGGTCGGGCCTTCGCCCTCGACCACCGCGCGGAAATTGTCGGGCAGCGGCAGACGCTCCAGTTCCGCACCCGTCACCTTGCGGATGTCCTTGAGGTAAGCGCGCTCGTCCTCGGCACAGAAGGCGATCGCGATCCCGTCACGCCCGGCGCGTGCGGTGCGGCCGATACGGTGGACGTACTGCTCGGGCACGTTGGGCAGCTCGTAATTGATGACGTGGCTGACGCCCGGAATGTCGATCCCGCGCGCGGCGACGTCGGTCGCGATCAGGATCGGCACCCGCGCCTTGCGGAACTCGTCCAATGCGCGCTGGCGCTGCGGCTGCGACTTGTTGCCGTGGATGGCGTTGCTCTCGATACCTGCATGGGCGAGCTTCTTCACCACCCGGTCCGCGCCATGCTTGGTGCGGGTAAAGATCAGGATCCGCTCGAACTCGCCCGGCACCTGATGGCGGCGCTGGAGGATCATCTGGAGCAGCGAGAGCTTCTCGTCCTGCTGCACCATGAAGAGGTACTGGTCGATGCGCTCGGCCGTGGTGCTTTCGGGCGTGACCGAGACCTGCACGGGGTTGTCGCAATAGCCGCTCACCAATTCCTTGATCGCCTTGGGCATGGTGGCGCTGAAAAACAGCGTCTGACGCTCCTTGGGCGCGAGTTCGCGGATCTTCCTGAGGGCGTGGATGAAGCCGAGGTCGAGCATCTGGTCGGCCTCGTCCAGCACCAGAATTTCGATGCCGTTGAGGTTGAACGCCTTCTGGTCGATCAGGTCGAGCAGCCGGCCGGGCGTTGCGACGAGAATGTCGGTGCCGCGGTGCAGTTTGTTGCGATCCTTGCCCACGCTCGTGCCGCCGACGATGCATTGCACCTTCAGCCCGGCGAGCGCGCCGTAATCCTTGGCGCTGTCGGCGATCTGCACTGCCAATTCGCGGGTCGGCGCCAGCACCAGCATGCGGCAGGACTTGAACGGGATCTGCTTGTCGGCTTCGCGCAGCCGGTCAATGCTGGGAAGCATGAAGGCGGCGGTCTTGCCGGTGCCGGTCTGCGCGATGCCGAGCAGGTCGCGGCCCTTGAGGACGGCGGGGATCGCCTGTTCCTGGATCGGGGTCGGCGTCGAATAGCCCTTCATGTCGAGGGCCTGGAGCACGGGCTGCGACAGCCCGAGGTCAGCAAAAGTGGTCATGTGATAGAAAACTCGCAAATAATCTGCGACGCGCGCAGACCTTTGCAGGGCGCGCGGCGCGGGGGTTGAAACCGCCCGCGTGAAAAGGGAAGTCTTGAGAAAAAACCGAGGCGCGGCCGGGGCGGATGCTTTCAGAATTCCGCCGCTTCACGCATGGCTAGCGCGCTTCGATGGGGCGCAGATGGGGCCTCGGCGCCCGAATGTCAAAGGATTATCGGTCCGGCAGCACAAATGCGGCGCTTTCAACGGCGCCGCAACAGGTGCCCGTAACGGCCTGTGCGGGTCTGCGCCCGCAGCCTGCCGATCACTCCTTCTCGCGCAATTCCACGTAGTTGAGCGAACCTTCGTAGCTGCTTTCGACCGGGGCGCCGCTGGCATCGACCGCCGGTTCGAAGGTGTGGTGCTTGAGCAGCACTTCGCACAGCTTGTCGTTGACGTAGTTCATGCGGAACTTGTCGGTCAGCTCGCAATCGGTCGGCACCCCCGCGGTGTCGACGTCGAGCGTGTAGCCGACCTCGGCACGCCACACCCGCAGGCGCGAGGAGGTCTTGAGAAATTCGCGGTCGCCGGTGAATTCGATCAGGCGCGCGGGCTTGACCTTGGAACGCGCCGTGCCGTCCCCTTGCGCCTTCTCGTCGGCGGCCACCGGCGCGGCGATGGCAGCAATCAGGGCGATGGCAGGGACGATGGCGGCACGGATCATGGGGCTTCCTTGCGAGGAGAATGAGAGGCGGCGTGTCGGGTAACGCCGGATGTCCTCAAGAATACGCATTTGGCCAAGAGGTGCAAATCGAACACGGCGAAAGGCGAAAATCCGTCGATTCTTGCCAGCCGTCCCACATTTGTCGTAATTTTCCTGCGATGGCGCGCAAGCCTGCAACTATCGCGAGGAACAAGAATGCGCGCTTGCGCAATCACTCGCAGACGCTGTGGCTATCCTGCATCACGCCGAAGCGCTCAGCGCAGCCCGGCGGCGGCCATCAGCGCCATGGTGCTCGCATCGAAACTGCCCTCGCCTGATTCGATCTGCTTGGCGATCGCCTTGCCCAGCTCCACCCCGAACTGGTCGAAGGGGTTGATCCCCATCAGCACCGCGCCCGCAAAGGTGCGATGTTCGTGGAAGGCGATCAGCGCGCCCAGCGCGGCCGCGTCGCAATCGTCGATCAGGAAGGTGGTCGAGGGGCGATCCCCGGCATAGGCGCGCGCCGGATCGTCGGAAGGCTTGCCCGCCATCAGCGCCGCGCCTTGGGCGAGGCAATTCATCAGCAGGATGCGGTGATGCGCGGGGTCGAGATCGTCGCCGGGCGCGATGCTGACGAGGAAATCGACCGGGATAAGGTGCGTGCCCTGATGCAGCAGCTGGAACACCGCGTGCTGCGCGTCGGTCCCCACCCCGCCCCAGGTGATCGCTGCGGTCGGCCCGTCGACAGCCGCGCCGTCGACGGTGACGCTCTTGCCGTTGGATTCCATTTCGAGCTGCTGGAGATAGTAGGGCAGCAGCGCGAGACGTTCGTCATAGGCGAAGACTGCGCGGGTCTGGCAGCCTCGGATGCGGCTGTAGTATAGGTCGCCAAAGGCCGCCAGCAGCGGCGCATTGGCGCGGCCTTCGGTCTCGCGGAAATGATCGTCCACCGCCTTGGCCCCGGCCAGCATCGCGTGGAATTCGTCCATCCCCACCGCCAGCGCCACCGGAAAGCCGATGCTCGAAAACAGCGAATAGCGCCCGCCCACGCTCTCGACGAAGGGAAGCACGCGGGTTTCGTCCACCCCCCATTCGACCGCCTTCTCGGGCGAGGCGGTGAGCGCCACCACCCGCCCGCCGGGATCTTCGACGCCATTGTCGGAAAGCCACTTCAGCGCGCTTGCCGCGTTGGTCATGGTCTCGATGGTGGTGAAAGTCTTGGAGGCGACCGCGATCAGCGTCGTCGCCGGATCGCAAGCGCGGAACGCCTGTTCGAGGGCGAGCCCGTCGATATTCGAGACCACATGGACATCGACAAGCGCCAGATCGCGGGTCAGCGCGTCGATCGCCAGCGCCGGGCCGAGCGCCGAGCCGCCGATGCCGATCGCGATGCAGTGCCGCACTTCGCCCAGCGCGCCTTCGTGGATCGCCTCGACCAGCATCCCCATGCGGGCGAGCAGCGCCTCGGCCTCCTCCACCTGCGCGGGCGTGCCGCTGCCGCGCAGCGCGCCGTGGGTGGCGGCGCGGCCTTCGGTGGGGTTGACGATCCCGCCGCCGAACAGCGCATCGCGCATCGCCCCGAAACCGGCCGCATCGGCCAGCGCTTCGAACAGCGTCAGCGCTTCATCGGACAGGTGGGTCTTGGAAAAGTCGATCCGCATCCCCGCCTCGACCTCGCCGCCCGGCCCGACCGGCCAGGCGATGCGGCGGGTGAGCGCCTCGGGCCGCGCGGGATCGGCGGCGAAGAGTTCGGCCAGCGTCGGCTGCGGCAACGCACGCAGGCCCGCCCATGCCGCGGCAATCCCGGCCTCGTCGCGGCCTGTCTCGGAAGTGCTCATAACCGTTCCCCTTTGCGCAAGTGTGCGGCTGCGAGTAAGGGCACGGGTGATGGATGTTAAGACCCAATCGCTCCGGGATACACCACCCGCCGCCCAGACCGCACGCATGGGCGAGAGCTGGGGCGGATTTGTGTGGTTTATCATCAAGCTGTTGCTGGCGGTGCTGGCCTTCCGCGTATTCGTATTCTCGCCCTTCTCGATCCCGACCGAGAGCATGTTGCCGCGGCTGATGACCGCCGATTATCTGCTCGCGGCCAAGTGGCCCTACGGCATCTCGCGCCATTCGCTGCCCTTCGACCTGCCGCTGCCCGATGGCCGTCTCTTCGCACGCACGCCCGAGCGCGGGGACATCGTGATCTTCAAGCACCCGGTCGACGGGCAGGACTATATCAAGCGCGTGATCGGTCTGCCGGGAGACCGGGTGGCGGTCGTCAATGGCGAGGTGCTGCTGAACGGCGAGGCGCTCAGGCGTGAGGCCTTGCCCGCCCTCGAAGTGCCGATGTCGCCCAACACCCTGTGCGGATCGGCCGATGTCGTCCGCACCGCCGAGGGTGCTGAGGCCTGCCGCTATACCGCCTTCCGCGAGACGCTGCCGGGCGGGCCGTCCTACACCGTGCTCGATCTGGGAACCGTGCCGGGGGCCGACACCTTCGCCGAAGTCACCGTGCCGCCGGGCCGCCTGTTCGTGATGGGCGACAACCGCGACAGTTCGCTCGACAGCCGGTTCGAGGCTGCCGCCGGGTTCGGCGTGGGGCTGGTGCCCGAGGATCTGCTGGTCGGACGCGCCACCATAATCGTGTGGTCGACCGACGGCAGCGCCGATTGGGGCAACCCGCTCAGCTGGTTCTCCGCCGCGCGCTGGAACCGGATCGGAAACCTGTTGTGACCGGCCTCGCCCCCGAAACGCGCGCGTGGCTCGACCAGCAGGGCTTCGCCCCCACCGACGATGCCGTCTGGCTGGAGGCGCTGACTCACGGCAGCTTCAACGGATCGGGCCCGGCCGACGCGGCGGATTACCAGCGGCTCGAATTTCTCGGCGACCGGGTGCTGGGTCTCTCGGTGGCGGCATGGTTGTTCCGCGCGGGCGACGCGCCCGAAGGCAAGCTCTCGCAGCGTCTCAACGCGCTCGTCAGCGGCACCACCTGCGCGCGGATCGCACGCAGCATCGGCCTGCCCGAGCATATCCGCCTCGGCAAGCAGGCGCGCGACGATGGCGGGGCGGACAGCGACAAGATCCTCGGCGACGTGATGGAGGCGCTGATCGGCGCCTGCTTCATCACGCATGGCTTCGACACGGCGAAAAGCCTGATCTACCGCCTCTGGGCGAAGGAACTCGAAGGCGATGTGGGCAAGGCCAAGCACCCCAAAAGCGCGCTGCAGGAATGGGCCGCCGGAAACCGCCGCGCGCCGCCGGTCTACACCGTCACCGACCGCTCCGGCCCGGATCACGCGGCGCGCTTTACGGTCGAAGTCAGCGTGCGAAACGTCGGTGAGGCGGAAGCGACCGCGAGCAGCAAGGGCGAGGCCGAGCGACTGGCGGCCAAGGCCTTTCTGGACCGGTTCGGATGAATGTTCCTGAAATGTTTCACGTGGAACATTTCGTGGCAAATGACAAGAAGGCTTATCATGACTGACACCCCCCCCACCCGCTGCGGCGTGGTCGCCGTGCTTGGCGCGCCCAATGCGGGCAAATCGACGCTGGTAAACAGCCTAGTCGGCCAGAAGGTCGCGATCACCAGCGCCAAGGCGCAGACCACCCGCGCGCGGATGCTCGGGATTGCGCTGCACGAAACGGACGATGCGCCGACCCAGATGATCCTCGTCGACACGCCCGGCATCTTCGCGCCGCGCCGACGGCTCGACCGGGCGATGGTGAGCGCGGCATGGGAAGGCGCCGAAGCGGCGGACGCGGTGCTGCTGCTGGTCGATCCGATCAAGCAGCGCCGCCATGAGCTCGAACCGCTGCTGGAGACACTTGCAGAGCGGCCCGAGCGCAAGATCCTCGTTCTCAACAAGGTCGACCGCGCCAAGAAAGAACCGCTGCTGGCGCTGGCGCAGGAGCTGGGCGGCAAGGTCGATTTCGCCGAGATCTTCTTCGTCTCGGCCCTGACCGGAGAGGGCGTGGGCGAGCTGAAGGATCACCTCGCGCGGATGATGCCCGAGGGCGACTGGATGTACCCCGAAGATCAGGTCTCGGACGCCTCAGAACGCCTGCTTGCCGCCGAGATCACCCGCGAACAGCTCTACCAGCAGCTGCACGAGGAGCTGCCCTATGACAGCGCGGTGCGGCCCGAGAAATACGAGCTGCGCAAGGACGGCAGCGTCGAGATCCACCAGCAGATCGTCGTCACCCGCGACAACCAGCGCGCCATCGTGCTCGGCAAGGGGGGATCGAAGATCAAGGCGATCGGCGAAGCCGCACGCAAGGAATTGTCCGAGGTGCTGGGGGTGAAGGTGCACCTGTTCCTGCACGTCAAGGTGCTGGAGAACTGGGCCGAGGACAAGGAACTGTTCGAAGAGATCGGACTCGACTGGGTGCGCTAAACGGTCGGCGACTCCTATCGTTCCCGAACACGGAAAAAAATTTCGTGTGCCGGGAACAAAAAAGCGGTTAGCTACCTTTGCGCAGTATGTCCGAGACGATCCTCATAGTTGAAGATGAATTCTTCATCGCCTTCGAGATGCAGAGCATTCTCGAACGGAATGGCTATACGGTCGTCGGGGTCGCGGCCGACATGGAAAGTGCCATCGTCAAGGCCGGCAGCGGCGTGTCGCTCGCACTGGTCGATCTGCACCTGCGCGATGGGTTGACCGGCCCGGAAATCGGCGCGCGGCTGTCG from Porphyrobacter sp. YT40 encodes:
- a CDS encoding DEAD/DEAH box helicase, producing the protein MTTFADLGLSQPVLQALDMKGYSTPTPIQEQAIPAVLKGRDLLGIAQTGTGKTAAFMLPSIDRLREADKQIPFKSCRMLVLAPTRELAVQIADSAKDYGALAGLKVQCIVGGTSVGKDRNKLHRGTDILVATPGRLLDLIDQKAFNLNGIEILVLDEADQMLDLGFIHALRKIRELAPKERQTLFFSATMPKAIKELVSGYCDNPVQVSVTPESTTAERIDQYLFMVQQDEKLSLLQMILQRRHQVPGEFERILIFTRTKHGADRVVKKLAHAGIESNAIHGNKSQPQRQRALDEFRKARVPILIATDVAARGIDIPGVSHVINYELPNVPEQYVHRIGRTARAGRDGIAIAFCAEDERAYLKDIRKVTGAELERLPLPDNFRAVVEGEGPTKPAPRQPMKRVNPRPLGQRGAPKGEQRGERREGGERRPQQGDQRRSGNAPQGERRPQGDRKPQNAQGQGRPAGGGDRRQPGGGGRPGGNGGGGRGRGRGRSGGGGGGGRPRAASV
- the pgi gene encoding glucose-6-phosphate isomerase → MSTSETGRDEAGIAAAWAGLRALPQPTLAELFAADPARPEALTRRIAWPVGPGGEVEAGMRIDFSKTHLSDEALTLFEALADAAGFGAMRDALFGGGIVNPTEGRAATHGALRGSGTPAQVEEAEALLARMGMLVEAIHEGALGEVRHCIAIGIGGSALGPALAIDALTRDLALVDVHVVSNIDGLALEQAFRACDPATTLIAVASKTFTTIETMTNAASALKWLSDNGVEDPGGRVVALTASPEKAVEWGVDETRVLPFVESVGGRYSLFSSIGFPVALAVGMDEFHAMLAGAKAVDDHFRETEGRANAPLLAAFGDLYYSRIRGCQTRAVFAYDERLALLPYYLQQLEMESNGKSVTVDGAAVDGPTAAITWGGVGTDAQHAVFQLLHQGTHLIPVDFLVSIAPGDDLDPAHHRILLMNCLAQGAALMAGKPSDDPARAYAGDRPSTTFLIDDCDAAALGALIAFHEHRTFAGAVLMGINPFDQFGVELGKAIAKQIESGEGSFDASTMALMAAAGLR
- the lepB gene encoding signal peptidase I, translated to MDVKTQSLRDTPPAAQTARMGESWGGFVWFIIKLLLAVLAFRVFVFSPFSIPTESMLPRLMTADYLLAAKWPYGISRHSLPFDLPLPDGRLFARTPERGDIVIFKHPVDGQDYIKRVIGLPGDRVAVVNGEVLLNGEALRREALPALEVPMSPNTLCGSADVVRTAEGAEACRYTAFRETLPGGPSYTVLDLGTVPGADTFAEVTVPPGRLFVMGDNRDSSLDSRFEAAAGFGVGLVPEDLLVGRATIIVWSTDGSADWGNPLSWFSAARWNRIGNLL
- the rnc gene encoding ribonuclease III, coding for MTGLAPETRAWLDQQGFAPTDDAVWLEALTHGSFNGSGPADAADYQRLEFLGDRVLGLSVAAWLFRAGDAPEGKLSQRLNALVSGTTCARIARSIGLPEHIRLGKQARDDGGADSDKILGDVMEALIGACFITHGFDTAKSLIYRLWAKELEGDVGKAKHPKSALQEWAAGNRRAPPVYTVTDRSGPDHAARFTVEVSVRNVGEAEATASSKGEAERLAAKAFLDRFG
- the era gene encoding GTPase Era, translated to MTDTPPTRCGVVAVLGAPNAGKSTLVNSLVGQKVAITSAKAQTTRARMLGIALHETDDAPTQMILVDTPGIFAPRRRLDRAMVSAAWEGAEAADAVLLLVDPIKQRRHELEPLLETLAERPERKILVLNKVDRAKKEPLLALAQELGGKVDFAEIFFVSALTGEGVGELKDHLARMMPEGDWMYPEDQVSDASERLLAAEITREQLYQQLHEELPYDSAVRPEKYELRKDGSVEIHQQIVVTRDNQRAIVLGKGGSKIKAIGEAARKELSEVLGVKVHLFLHVKVLENWAEDKELFEEIGLDWVR
- a CDS encoding response regulator, encoding MSETILIVEDEFFIAFEMQSILERNGYTVVGVAADMESAIVKAGSGVSLALVDLHLRDGLTGPEIGARLSGEFDAAVIFVTANPRVLGDGVAGTIGVMTKPADPQTLLSAVSYALERRRGHPVEPPQNLVCFS